One genomic window of Oleomonas cavernae includes the following:
- a CDS encoding SDR family NAD(P)-dependent oxidoreductase yields the protein MDFKPAAVIFGVGPLDGIGGAMVRKVAAEGMPVYAAGRNQEKLQTVEDAVASVVPIVTDVTSQADVKRVFDRVAADNCRPDLVVFNVGGNWPMPFLEITPDFFEAMWRQGPLGALLVGQEAVTRGAGTVIFTGASASLRGKPLFAAFASAKAGLRAVAQSMAREFGPQGIHVAHVVIDGAVNGERVRSLLPGYLEAKGEDSGLSPTAIAETYWQLYKQPRSAWTHELELRPYAETW from the coding sequence ATGGACTTCAAACCAGCCGCGGTGATCTTCGGGGTCGGCCCGCTTGACGGGATCGGCGGCGCCATGGTGCGCAAGGTGGCGGCCGAAGGGATGCCGGTCTATGCCGCCGGGCGCAACCAGGAGAAGCTCCAGACCGTGGAGGACGCCGTCGCCTCGGTCGTGCCGATCGTCACCGACGTGACCAGCCAGGCTGATGTGAAGCGGGTGTTCGACCGGGTGGCGGCGGACAACTGCCGGCCCGACCTGGTGGTGTTCAATGTCGGCGGCAACTGGCCCATGCCCTTCCTGGAGATCACGCCCGATTTCTTCGAGGCCATGTGGCGGCAGGGCCCCCTGGGCGCGCTGCTGGTGGGGCAGGAGGCGGTGACCCGCGGCGCCGGCACGGTGATCTTCACCGGCGCTTCCGCCAGCCTGCGCGGCAAGCCGCTGTTCGCCGCCTTCGCCTCGGCCAAAGCCGGGCTGCGGGCGGTGGCGCAGAGCATGGCGCGGGAATTCGGCCCCCAAGGCATCCATGTCGCCCATGTGGTGATCGACGGCGCGGTCAACGGCGAGCGGGTGCGCAGCTTGCTGCCCGGCTATCTCGAGGCCAAGGGCGAGGATTCCGGCCTCTCGCCCACGGCGATCGCGGAAACCTACTGGCAGCTCTACAAGCAGCCGCGCTCCGCCTGGACCCACGAGTTGGAACTGCGCCCCTACGCCGAGACGTGGTAA
- a CDS encoding IS4 family transposase: MRHHNSVFHDLLKWVPWDRFEQLTAAHQADRRVRRLPTKSQFIALLYGQLSGASSLREIVAGLESHAARLYHVGGRTVSRSTLADANAGRPSEVFSALFAAMVAGAGRGLRRAVGEATYLIDSTSIRLTGVAAEWARFSANACGAKAHVIYDPDADRPIYAAVTPAKVNDITAAQAMPIEAGATYVFDLGYYDYAWWAGLDAAGCRIVTRFKSNTPLTVTAERPLPEGAANILSDRVGLLPRRQATNRKNPFSAPVREVCITIETGKVLRLLSNDLDASAQEIADLYKRRWAIELFFRWVKQTLKIRRFLGTSENAVRIQVAVALIAFLLLRLAQAAQQTVQSPLAFARLVRANLMHRRRLDRLIGAEPRQRIDPNQMSWL; encoded by the coding sequence GTGCGACACCACAATAGCGTTTTCCACGATCTGCTGAAGTGGGTTCCTTGGGATCGGTTCGAGCAACTGACCGCGGCGCATCAGGCCGATCGCCGGGTCCGGCGGCTGCCGACCAAGAGCCAGTTCATCGCCCTGCTGTACGGGCAATTGTCCGGCGCGAGCAGCCTGCGGGAGATCGTCGCGGGCCTGGAGAGCCATGCCGCGCGGCTCTATCACGTCGGCGGGCGTACGGTGTCGCGTTCGACCCTGGCCGACGCCAATGCCGGGCGCCCCAGTGAAGTGTTCAGCGCGTTGTTCGCCGCCATGGTCGCCGGTGCCGGGCGCGGCCTGCGCCGGGCCGTGGGTGAAGCCACCTATCTCATCGACTCGACCAGCATCCGCCTGACCGGCGTGGCGGCAGAGTGGGCGCGCTTCTCAGCCAATGCCTGCGGCGCCAAGGCCCATGTCATCTACGACCCCGATGCCGACCGGCCGATCTATGCGGCGGTCACCCCGGCCAAGGTCAACGACATCACCGCGGCCCAGGCCATGCCCATCGAAGCGGGGGCGACCTATGTCTTCGACCTGGGCTACTACGACTACGCCTGGTGGGCCGGGCTGGACGCCGCCGGGTGCCGCATCGTCACGCGCTTCAAGTCCAACACGCCCTTGACGGTGACCGCCGAACGGCCGCTGCCCGAGGGCGCTGCCAACATCCTGTCCGACCGCGTCGGCCTGCTGCCGCGGCGCCAGGCCACGAACCGCAAGAACCCGTTCTCCGCCCCCGTCCGCGAGGTCTGCATCACGATCGAAACCGGCAAGGTGCTGCGCCTCCTGAGCAACGATCTCGATGCCAGCGCCCAGGAAATCGCCGACCTCTACAAGCGGCGCTGGGCCATCGAGCTGTTCTTCCGCTGGGTCAAGCAGACCCTGAAGATCCGCCGCTTTCTCGGCACCAGCGAGAACGCGGTCCGCATTCAGGTTGCCGTCGCCTTGATCGCCTTCCTGCTGTTGCGCCTGGCCCAGGCCGCCCAGCAAACGGTTCAAAGCCCGCTCGCCTTCGCCCGCCTGGTGCGCGCAAACCTCATGCACCGCCGACGGCTCGACCGGCTAATCGGGGCCGAGCCAAGACAACGCATCGACCCCAACCAGATGAGCTGGCTATGA